One part of the Streptomyces nigra genome encodes these proteins:
- a CDS encoding tetratricopeptide repeat protein produces MTDQVVDTGGVRTSARTPDGSHFLGRTRELKELRADIERAGLDTLSGRKAPRARVLLIAGRPGSGRTALAEELARQVGDRYPDGVLRARLSEPDGTPVPVARTARDLLTDLDVPAPPGAAEDDLSAALREALAERRALLLLDDAADAEQVDALLPDTPECLAVVVSGGPLTGISDVRPCTLGGLDTKSAVELLTRLSGAVRITVDPRAAEGLVEVCQGQPAALTLAGGWLAARPKSAVSDLAKQLRTEGEEGTALGRLLRLVHASLPAPAARMLRLLTLAPAGLVDPHGASALAGCSVDGAHTTLDDLAALGLLHRLDSPLPQYRVPGCLHPLLKALSETQDRPAEVQLARARMLERTVRLLQSCRAITETDSPATRQKLLGVPRALRFPNPRAAADWLRLRRPALLASARAAVADGELDTLARRLMSQLVRAMAAHFGTQAAAGDLYEIHGLVLDVAERRNLPREKAAALLNLGDLDARTGRTREALTRFRAALDAGREADDPYATGRAMESVGGAHLELGDYDRAADWYGRALAQRLARGERAETARLYGRTAEAHTYAGRYGEAQRNWRAAVAVHRKNGDVAGHARALSELARVQEYAGRPEESLRTCQEAIEWARRAEDVRLQGALYLRLADTLDRLGDPAAAELHRGAARRILMEETDAAETAGPGTASMTGPGTGSGAGDKAIEPEHGGNACEIRSASNED; encoded by the coding sequence GTGACGGACCAGGTGGTGGACACAGGCGGCGTGCGGACGTCGGCCCGGACCCCCGACGGCAGTCATTTCCTGGGCCGCACACGCGAGTTGAAGGAGCTGCGCGCCGACATCGAGCGCGCCGGCCTCGACACCCTCTCCGGCCGCAAGGCGCCCCGCGCGCGCGTGCTGCTCATCGCCGGACGCCCCGGCTCCGGCCGTACGGCACTCGCCGAGGAACTGGCCCGCCAGGTCGGCGACCGCTACCCCGACGGGGTGCTCCGCGCCCGGCTCAGCGAACCCGACGGCACCCCCGTCCCCGTCGCGCGCACCGCCCGCGACCTGCTCACCGACCTCGACGTGCCCGCCCCGCCCGGGGCCGCAGAGGACGACCTGTCGGCCGCCCTGCGCGAGGCGCTGGCGGAGCGCCGGGCCCTGCTGCTGCTCGACGACGCCGCCGACGCCGAGCAGGTCGACGCCCTGCTGCCGGACACCCCCGAGTGCCTGGCCGTCGTCGTCTCCGGCGGGCCGCTGACCGGCATCTCGGACGTCAGACCCTGCACGCTCGGCGGCCTCGACACCAAGTCGGCCGTGGAACTGCTCACCCGGCTCTCCGGGGCCGTGCGCATCACCGTCGACCCGAGGGCCGCCGAAGGGCTCGTGGAGGTGTGCCAGGGGCAGCCCGCCGCGCTGACGCTGGCCGGCGGCTGGCTCGCCGCCCGCCCCAAGTCCGCCGTCTCCGACCTGGCCAAACAGCTGCGGACCGAGGGCGAGGAGGGCACGGCGCTCGGCCGGCTGCTGCGCCTCGTCCACGCCTCGCTGCCCGCCCCCGCCGCCCGCATGCTCCGCCTGCTGACGCTCGCCCCCGCGGGCCTGGTCGATCCGCACGGCGCCTCCGCCCTCGCCGGCTGCTCGGTGGACGGAGCCCACACCACCCTGGACGACCTGGCCGCCCTCGGCCTGCTGCACCGCCTCGACTCACCGCTGCCGCAGTACCGGGTCCCTGGATGTCTGCACCCGCTCCTGAAGGCCCTCAGCGAGACCCAGGACCGCCCCGCCGAGGTCCAGCTCGCCCGCGCCCGCATGCTGGAGCGGACCGTACGGCTGCTGCAGTCCTGCCGGGCCATCACCGAGACCGACAGCCCCGCGACCCGGCAGAAGCTCCTCGGCGTGCCCCGCGCGCTGCGTTTCCCGAACCCCAGGGCGGCCGCCGACTGGCTGCGGCTGCGCCGGCCCGCCCTGCTGGCGTCCGCCCGGGCCGCCGTCGCCGACGGGGAGCTGGACACCCTCGCCCGCCGGCTGATGTCGCAGCTGGTCAGGGCGATGGCCGCGCACTTCGGGACCCAGGCCGCCGCCGGGGACCTGTACGAGATCCACGGCCTCGTCCTGGACGTGGCCGAGCGCAGGAACCTGCCCCGGGAGAAGGCGGCGGCCCTGCTGAACCTCGGCGACCTGGACGCCCGTACGGGGCGGACCCGGGAGGCGCTGACGCGGTTCCGGGCCGCGCTGGACGCCGGACGCGAGGCGGACGACCCGTACGCGACCGGCCGCGCGATGGAATCCGTCGGCGGCGCCCATCTGGAGCTCGGGGACTACGACCGGGCCGCCGACTGGTACGGCCGGGCCCTCGCCCAGCGGCTGGCCCGCGGGGAGCGCGCCGAGACCGCCCGGCTGTACGGCAGGACCGCCGAGGCGCACACCTACGCGGGCCGGTACGGCGAGGCCCAGCGCAACTGGCGGGCCGCGGTCGCCGTGCACCGCAAGAACGGCGACGTCGCAGGTCACGCGCGCGCCCTGAGCGAGCTGGCCCGGGTCCAGGAGTACGCGGGACGGCCCGAGGAATCGCTGCGCACCTGCCAGGAGGCGATCGAGTGGGCGCGCCGCGCGGAGGACGTACGGCTGCAGGGCGCGCTGTATCTGCGGCTCGCCGACACCCTGGACCGGCTGGGCGATCCCGCGGCCGCTGAGCTGCACCGGGGCGCCGCGCGGCGGATCCTGATGGAGGAGACCGATGCGGCCGAGACGGCCGGGCCCGGGACCGCCTCCATGACCGGTCCGGGGACCGGTTCCGGGGCCGGTGACAAGGCCATCGAGCCGGAACACGGCGGCAACGCCTGCGAAATCCGTAGCGCATCGAACGAAGATTGA
- a CDS encoding CTP synthase: protein MPPAAFRTNAATTTKHIFVTGGVASSLGKGLTASSLGMLLKARGLRVVMQKLDPYLNVDPGTMNPFQHGEVFVTNDGAETDLDIGHYERFLDRDLDGSANVTTGQVYSTVIAKERRGEYLGDTVQVIPHITNEIKHRIRRMATDEVDVVITEVGGTVGDIESLPFLETVRQVRHEVGRDNVFVVHISLLPYIGPSGELKTKPTQHSVAALRNIGIQPDAIVLRCDREVPTAIKRKISLMCDVDEAAVVACPDARSIYDIPKTVHGEGLDAYVVRKLDLPFRDVDWTTWDDLLDRVHNPDHEVTLALVGKYIDLPDAYLSVTEALRAGGFANKARVKIKWVTSDDCKTPAGAAAQLGDVDGICIPGGFGERGVNGKVGAIKYARENRIPLLGLCLGLQCIVVEAARNLADISDANSTEFDPATSHPVISTMAEQMDIVAGDGDMGGTMRLGMYPAKLAEGSIVREVYDGKEYVEERHRHRYEVNNAYRAELEKKAGILFSGTSPDGKLVEYVEYPRETHPYLVATQAHPELRSRPTRPHPLFAGLVKAAVERKISK, encoded by the coding sequence ATGCCGCCCGCTGCTTTCCGAACCAACGCAGCCACGACGACCAAGCACATCTTCGTCACCGGGGGTGTCGCCTCCTCGCTCGGCAAGGGCCTGACGGCCTCCAGCCTCGGCATGCTCCTGAAGGCGCGCGGTCTTCGCGTCGTCATGCAGAAGCTCGACCCGTACCTCAATGTCGACCCTGGCACGATGAACCCTTTCCAGCACGGTGAGGTGTTCGTCACCAACGACGGCGCCGAGACCGACCTGGACATCGGCCACTACGAGCGCTTCCTCGACCGTGACCTGGACGGATCGGCCAACGTCACCACCGGCCAGGTCTACTCCACGGTGATCGCCAAGGAGCGGCGCGGCGAGTACCTCGGCGACACCGTCCAGGTCATCCCGCACATCACCAACGAGATCAAGCACCGCATCCGCCGGATGGCGACCGACGAGGTCGACGTCGTCATCACGGAGGTCGGCGGCACGGTCGGGGACATCGAGTCGCTGCCGTTCCTGGAGACCGTCCGCCAGGTTCGCCACGAGGTCGGCCGTGACAACGTCTTCGTCGTCCACATCTCGCTCCTGCCGTACATCGGTCCCTCGGGGGAGCTGAAGACGAAGCCGACCCAGCACTCGGTCGCGGCCCTGCGCAACATCGGTATCCAGCCAGACGCGATCGTGCTGCGCTGCGACCGTGAGGTCCCCACCGCGATCAAGCGGAAGATCTCGCTGATGTGCGACGTCGACGAGGCGGCCGTGGTGGCCTGCCCCGACGCGCGGTCCATCTACGACATCCCGAAGACCGTGCACGGCGAGGGCCTGGACGCGTACGTCGTCCGAAAGCTCGACCTGCCGTTCCGCGACGTGGACTGGACGACCTGGGACGATCTGCTCGACCGCGTCCACAACCCGGACCACGAGGTCACCCTCGCGCTGGTCGGCAAGTACATCGACCTGCCCGACGCCTATCTCTCGGTCACCGAGGCGCTGCGCGCGGGCGGCTTCGCCAACAAGGCCCGCGTCAAGATCAAGTGGGTCACCTCCGACGACTGCAAGACGCCGGCCGGTGCCGCCGCCCAGCTCGGTGACGTCGACGGCATCTGCATCCCCGGCGGCTTCGGCGAGCGCGGGGTGAACGGCAAGGTCGGCGCGATCAAGTACGCCCGCGAGAACAGGATCCCGCTGCTGGGCCTGTGCCTGGGCCTGCAGTGCATCGTGGTCGAGGCGGCCCGCAACCTGGCCGACATCTCCGACGCCAACTCCACCGAGTTCGACCCGGCCACCTCCCACCCGGTCATCTCCACGATGGCCGAGCAGATGGACATCGTCGCCGGCGACGGCGACATGGGCGGCACGATGCGGCTCGGCATGTACCCGGCCAAGCTGGCCGAGGGCTCCATCGTGCGCGAGGTGTACGACGGCAAGGAGTACGTGGAGGAGCGGCACCGTCACCGGTACGAGGTGAACAACGCCTACCGGGCCGAGCTGGAGAAGAAGGCGGGCATCCTGTTCTCCGGCACCTCGCCCGACGGCAAGCTCGTCGAGTACGTGGAGTACCCGCGCGAGACGCACCCCTACCTGGTGGCCACGCAGGCCCACCCGGAGCTGCGGTCGCGCCCGACGCGCCCGCACCCCCTGTTCGCCGGGCTGGTGAAGGCCGCGGTCGAGCGGAAGATTTCGAAGTAA
- a CDS encoding NUDIX domain-containing protein gives MTIKDTPEEWEVRATATPFVGNKTSVRTDDVVMPDGSVVRRDYQVHPGSVAVLALDDEGRVLLIKQYRHPVRHKLWEIPAGLLDVPGENPLHAAQRELYEEAHVKAEDWRVLTDVYTTPGGCDEAVRIFLARELSEAEGERFLVEDEEADMEHARVPVDDLVRRVLAGDVHNNCLVVGVLSLAAARAGDGLDALRPAEAPWPARPFTS, from the coding sequence ATGACGATCAAGGACACCCCCGAGGAGTGGGAGGTCCGGGCGACCGCGACCCCCTTCGTGGGCAACAAGACCTCCGTCCGCACGGACGACGTGGTCATGCCGGACGGCTCGGTGGTGCGGCGCGACTACCAGGTCCACCCCGGCTCGGTCGCCGTGCTCGCCCTGGACGACGAGGGCCGCGTCCTGCTCATCAAGCAGTACCGCCACCCCGTCCGCCACAAGCTGTGGGAGATCCCGGCCGGCCTGCTCGACGTCCCCGGCGAGAACCCGCTGCACGCCGCCCAGCGCGAGCTGTACGAGGAGGCGCACGTCAAGGCGGAGGACTGGCGGGTCCTGACCGACGTCTACACCACCCCGGGCGGCTGCGACGAGGCCGTACGGATCTTCCTCGCCCGAGAGCTGTCCGAGGCGGAGGGCGAGCGGTTCCTGGTGGAGGACGAGGAGGCCGACATGGAGCACGCGCGTGTGCCGGTCGACGACCTGGTCCGGCGCGTCCTCGCGGGGGACGTGCACAACAACTGCCTCGTCGTGGGGGTGCTGTCGCTGGCGGCCGCGCGCGCCGGCGACGGGCTCGACGCGCTGCGCCCGGCGGAGGCGCCCTGGCCCGCGCGGCCCTTCACGTCCTGA